Proteins encoded within one genomic window of Misgurnus anguillicaudatus chromosome 18, ASM2758022v2, whole genome shotgun sequence:
- the LOC141349218 gene encoding uncharacterized protein, translating to MHLTENNSDILCDCSDGQILKCRDFSEDNPSLQLLLYQDAFEVVNPLGSARKKHKILAVYLSLVNLPAHLRSNTEHMQLVMLCREKDFKDFGHESVFSQLVADLKDLEENGISLSDQSVIKGSLYCIAGDNLGSHCIGGFTENFSQSKYFCRYCLITKDEFQSVDPNSCGPLRTVEGYESAVKQLQTEGVTEVQGIKFSSVFSSLKNFKVCQPGLPPCLGHDVFEGVLSYDVVLYLKYFVKKKWFTYPVLNRRICQFKYSGSDALSKPCEVSPHGLKLAGQAIQNWNFLRLLPVILSDRVLDPADEVWQLTLQLKEIVELICAQKISVSQVAYLDVLIQEYLESRKAAFPEVNLRPKHHYLRHYPVMDESQQRNVTSAIVRVLPDLSSSVLASVVETLNSLGVTTPEDFQYVQEADLLPVLRHIQARKLVSVLGQNQQSTGCGSTSAENSDSHLASCSSSSSHLVKVSKVPLDWADNFKIPWQKLPEEIIHCLEKKKRLSPRLRREMIRIVVSDMLKVCDGPSKQSSTTIAKKMVAKYPASLQDVIEGEIVGSGYHSLVKQLQNRVENIKRSYVPKIRKRNSTEDSDTDEIPGEKKAAVQDTYGCVNWELKLMPLSETKESQLDKQEQMKMMSTTANPDPEVVSSLLKATYYTQRRDINNGTSMQQLCETWPFLFREVGMCVHFKLLTGIDLKEMLFNSLDKKGKRLLNFLKTVGAERKKRVLQAAAKLEVMRGQIEGCSEDIKDLVLLLLAYFDEKEEMMFHYVEESCLVEDVQLDKLPATPCIVVCGSSCYTSKLFMVSIDQRITTPHISTFISAICIMFGSFYCFNIHYPLELGSTLEFLQRCFFSINPEKGTKVEWKKNKKQLPVNPRVLTLIADLADHEWRAD from the exons ATGCACCTGACTGAAAACAACTCTGACATTCTTTGTGATTGCTCAGATGGCCAAATACTTAAGTGCAGAGATTTCTCTGAAGACAATCCAAGCCTTCAGCTACTGCTCTATCAGGATGCTTTTGAGGTGGTTAACCCTTTAGGGTCTGCACGCaagaaacacaaaattttggcTGTTTATCTCTCTCTCGTTAATTTGCCAGCTCATCTTAGGTCAAACACAGAACATATGCAGCTGGTTATGTTGTGCAGGGAGAAGGACTTTAAAGACTTTGGCCATGAAAGTGTTTTCTCACAGCTAGTAGCAGACCTGAAAGATCTTGAGGAAAATGGGATTTCTCTGTCAGACCAGTCTGTTATTAAAGGCAGTCTTTACTGCATTGCTGGAGATAACTTGGGATCACACTGTATTGGTGGGTTCACTGAAAACTTTAGCCAGTCCAAGTACTTTTGCAGGTACTGTCTAATTACTAAAGATGAATTTCAGAGTGTTGACCCAAATTCATGTGGTCCACTACGTACTGTTGAGGGATATGAATCTGCTGTTAAACAGTTACAGACAGAAGGCGTTACAGAGGTTCAAGGCATAAAGTTCAGTTCAGTTTTCAGTTCTttgaaaaactttaaagtgtgCCAACCTGGCTTGCCACCTTGCCTTGGTCACGATGTTTTTGAAGGCGTGTTGTCTTATGATGTTGTCCTGTACCTCAAGTATTTTGTTAAGAAAAAGTGGTTCACTTACCCAGTTCTTAACCGTCGAATCTGTCAGTTCAAATATAGTGGTTCTGACGCTCTCTCAAAACCTTGTGAGGTCAGTCCGCATGGGCTTAAGCTGGCAGGTCAGGCCATTCAAAATTGGAATTTTTTAAGGCTTCTACCTGTTATACTTAGTGACAGAGTGCTAGATCCTGCAGATGAAGTTTGGCAGTTAACACTTCAGCTAAAGGAGATTGTTGAACTGATCTGTGCTCAGAAAATTTCAGTGTCACAGGTTGCTTACTTGGATGTTCTCATACAGGAATACTTGGAGTCCAGAAAAGCAGCATTTCCTGAAGTAAATCTGAGACCGAAACATCACTACTTGCGGCACTATCCAG TTATGGATGAATCACAGCAAAGGAATGTAACCAGTGCAATTGTTCGGGTACTCCCAGATCTTTCATCTTCGGTGCTGGCATCAGTTGTGGAGACACTGAATTCACTTGGGGTAACTACACCTGAAGATTTTCAGTATGTTCAGGAAGCAGATCTCCTTCCAGTATTACGACACATTCAGGCTAGGAAACTGGTATCTGTCTTGGGCCAGAATC AACAAAGCACTGGTTGCGGATCAACTTCAGCAGAAAACAGTGACAGTCATTTAGCTTCGTGTTCGTCATCTTCATCACATCTTGTCAAGGTTTCCAAAGTGCCTTTAGACTGGGCAGACAACTTTAAAATTCCATGGCAGAAGCTTCCAGAAGAAATTATTCATTGTTTAGAAAAAAAGAAGAGACTAAGTCCTCGATTACGTCGAGAAATGATCAGAATAGTGGTTTCGGACATGTTGAAGGTATGTGATGGTCCCAGTAAACAAAGTTCAACAACCATTGCTAAAAAGATGGTGGCCAAATACCCTGCATCCCTGCAGGATGTTATTGAGGGTGAGATAGTTGGTTCAGGGTATCATTCGCTGGTGAAACAGCTTCAGAATCGTGTAGAAAACATAAAGAGATCATATGTGCCAAAAATCAGAAAACGCAACAGTACGGAAGACTCTGACACAGACGAGATTCCTGGTGAAAAAAAAGCAGCAGTTCAAGACACTTATGGTTGTGTGAATTGGGAATTAAAACTTATGCCACTCAGTGAGACTAAAGAGAGCCAGTTGGATAAacaagaacaaatgaagatgatgTCTACAACAGCTAATCCTGACCCAGAAGTAGTAAGCAGTCTTTTGAAAGCAACATACTATACACAACGCAGAGACATAAACAATGGAACAAGCATGCAACAGCTTTGTGAGACCTGGCCTTTTTTGTTTCGAGAGGTTGGCATGTGTGTACACTTCAAGTTGCTAACAGGAATCGATCTAAAGGAGATGCTCTTCAACAGCTTGGATAAAAAGGGAAAGCGGCTCCTTAACTTTCTAAAAACTGTTGGTGCAGAACGGAAGAAACGAGTACTTCAAGCTGCTGCAAAACTTGAAGTTATGAGGGGACAAATTGAGGGATGTTCTGAAGATATTAAAGACTTGGTACTGCTCCTGCTTGCCTACTTCGATGAAAAGGAAGAGATGATGTTTCACTATGTTGAAGAGTCTTGCCTTGTTGAAGATGTACAGCTAGATAAGTTACCAGCAACACCCTGCATCGTTGTCTGTG GCTCTTCCTGCTACACATCAAAGCTGTTCATGGTGAGCATTGACCAAAGGATAACAACTCCACACATTTCTACTTTCATCTCAGCAATATGCATAATGTTTGGCAGCTTCTACTGTTTCAACATTCATTATCCTTTGGAGCTGGG